Proteins found in one Taeniopygia guttata chromosome 27, bTaeGut7.mat, whole genome shotgun sequence genomic segment:
- the NMT1 gene encoding glycylpeptide N-tetradecanoyltransferase 1: MPRGPPANRGALCCEGAARAEAPSKMADDSETAVRRPPARPSRPAAEENDHEHCSDCENEAEHGSNRGGLSPANDSGAKKKKKKPKRKKEKGGGDQPDQAQDQPVKVNSLPAERIQEIQKAIELFSVGQGPAKTMEEASKRSYQFWDTQPVPKLGEVVNTHGPVEPDKDNIRQEPYTLPQGFTWDALDLGDRGVLKELYTLLNENYVEDDDNMFRFDYSPEFLLWALRPPGWLPQWHCGVRVVSSKKLVGFISAIPATIHIYDTEKKMVEINFLCVHKKLRSKRVAPVLIREITRRVHLEGIFQAVYTAGVVLPKPVGTCRYWHRSLNPRKLIEVKFSHLSRNMTMQRTTKLYRLPETPKTPGLRPMEHKDIPAVHKLLTEYLKQFHLTPVMSREEVEHWFVPQENIIDTFVVESAPGEVTDFLSFYTLPSTIMNHPTHKSLKAAYSFYNVHTKTPLIDLMSDALILAKSKGFDVFNALDLMENKTFLEKLKFGIGDGNLQYYLYNWKCPSMAPEKVGLVLQ; the protein is encoded by the exons ATGCCTCGCGGCCCGCCGGCCAATCGCGGCGCGCTTTGTTGCGAGGGTGCGGCACGCGCGGAGGCCCCGTCCAAGATGGCGGACGACAGTGAGACAGCAGTGAGGCGGCCACCGGCGAGGCCTTCGCGGCCGGCGGCGGAGGAGAACGACCACGAGCATTGCAGCGACTGCGAGAACGAGGCGGAGCATGGCTCTAACCGGGG GGGCCTGAGTCCAGCAAATGACAGCGGAgccaaaaagaagaaaaagaaacccaaaaggaagaaagagaaaggaggaggagaccAGCCTGACCAGGCTCAGGACCAGCCAGTGAAG GTGAACTCTTTACCTGCTGAGAGGATCCAGGAGATTCAAAAAGCCATTGAGCTCTTCTCTGTAGGTCAGGGCCCTGCCAAAACCATGGAGGAAGCCAGCAAGAGGAGCTACCAGTTCTGGGACACACAGCCAGTGCCCAAGCTAG GAGAAGTGGTGAACACCCACGGCCCGGTGGAGCCGGACAAGGACAATATCCGCCAGGAGCCCTACAccctgccccagggcttcaCCTGGGACGCCCTGGACCTGGGGGATAGAGGTGTG ctgaaggagctcTACACGCTGCTCAACGAGAACTACGTGGAGGACGATGACAACATGTTCCGCTTCGATTACTCGCCCGAGTTCCTGCTGTG ggcaCTGCGTCCTccaggctggctgccccagtggcactgTGGGGTCCGGGTGGTCTCCAGCAAGAAGCTGGTGGGATTTATCAGCGCGATTCCTGCCACCATCCACATCTATGACAC AGAGAAGAAGATGGTGGAGATAAACTTCCTGTGTGTCCACAAAAAGCTGCGCTCCAAACGGGTGGCCCCGGTTCTGATCCGCGAGATCACGCGGAGGGTGCATCTGGAGGGAATCTTCCAGGCTGTTTACACTGCGGGAGTGGTGCTGCCAAAGCCTGTGGGGACTTGCAG GTATTGGCACCGCTCCCTGAATCCTCGGAAGCTCATCGAGGTCAAGTTTTCCCACCTGAGCAGGAACATGACTATGCAACGGACCACCAAGCTGTACAGGCTGCCCGAG ACTCCCAAGACTCCTGGCCTGCGGCCCATGGAGCACAAGGACATCCCTGCTGTGCACAAGCTCTTGACTGAGTACCTGAAGCAGTTCCACCTGACACCCGTGATGAGCAGAGAGGAGGTGGAGCACTGGTTCGTACCTCAGGAGAACATCATCGACACCTTCGTGGTAGAG AGTGCCCCAGGGGAGGTGACAGACTTCCTGAGCTTCTACACCCTGCCCTCCACCATCATGAACCACCCGACCCACAAGAGCCTGAAAGCTGCTTATTCCTTCTACAACGTCCACACCAAGACGCCTCTCATCGACCTCATGAGCGACGCGCTCATCCTCGCCAAGTCG AAAGGATTTGACGTCTTCAATGCACTGGATCTcatggaaaacaaaaccttcCTGGAGAAGCTGAAGTTTGGGATCGGGGATGGGAACCTGCAGTATTACCTGTACAATTGGAAGTGTCCCAGCATGGCACCAGAGAAG GTTGGATTGGTGCTGCAGTAA
- the DCAKD gene encoding dephospho-CoA kinase domain-containing protein, protein MFLVGLSGGIASGKSTVVAVLRELGCAVIDADVIARQVVQPHSKAHQQILQHFGPEILLENGEINREALGSIIFSQPEKRRLLNSITHPEILKEMLKQVLKYFVLGYRYVILDIPLLFETRGLTRFMKYTVLVYCDPPAQLARLMKRSGLGAAEAEARISCQLPLEEKLRWATHVIDNSGDWESTRRQVLQLHTRLEDSLHFLWARLVVGTAAAGLGGLLFLLIRHFIS, encoded by the exons ATGTTCCTGGTGGGACTCTCGGGTGGGATCGCATCTGGGAAGAGCACAGTGGTGGCCGTGCTgcgggagctgggctgtgccgTGATCGATGCCGATGTTATCGCCAGGCAGG TGGTGCAGCCCCACTCCAAGGCCCACCAGCAGATCCTGCAGCACTTTGGCCCCGAGATCCTGCTGGAGAACGGCGAGATAAATCGCGAGGCTCTCGGAAGCATTATCTTCTCCCAGCCAGAGAAACGGCGGCTGCTCAACTCCATCACCCACCCTGAGATCCTGAAGGAGATGCTGAAGCAGGTCCTGAAGTACTTTGTACTCG GCTACCGCTACGTGATCCTCGACATCCCTCTGCTCTTCGAGACCCGTGGATTGACCAGGTTTATGAAATACACAGTGCTGGTTTATTG TGACCCCCCAGCGCAGCTGGCGCGGCTGATGAAGAGGAGCGGGCTGGGTGCAGCCGAGGCCGAAGCTCGGATCAGCTGCCAGCTgcccctggaggagaagctCAGGTGGGCGACCCACGTCATCGACAACTCCGGGGACTGGGAGAGCACCCGCCGGCAGGTCCTGCAGCTGCACACCCGCCTCGAGGATTCTCTGCATTTCCTCTGGGCACGGCTGGTGGTGGGCACGGCTGCTGCCGGCCTCGGGGGGCTGCTGTTCCTCCTCATCCGCCATTTCATCTCTTAA
- the C1QL1 gene encoding C1q-related factor → MVLVLVVLIPVLVSSAGTDGRYEMLGTCRMVCEPYGPAAAPQPAERGPLPPPSTLVQGPQGKPGRPGKPGPPGPPGEPGPPGPVGARGEAGRPGPPGLPGPGATGAVSAATYSTVPRVAFYAGLKNPHEGYEVLKFDDVVTNLGNSYDATSGKFTCAIPGTYFFTYHVLMRGGDGTSMWADLCKNGQVRASAIAQDADQNYDYASNSVILHLDAGDEVFIKLDGGKAHGGNNNKYSTFSGFIIYSD, encoded by the exons ATGGTTCTGGTGCTGGTGGTGCTCATCCCGGTGCTGGTGAGCTCCGCCGGTACCGACGGCCGCTACGAGATGCTGGGTACTTGCCGCATGGTCTGCGAGCCCtacggccccgccgccgccccgcaaCCGGCCGAGCGCGGCCCCCTCCCGCCGCCCTCCACCCTGGTGCAAGGTCCCCAAGGCAAACCGGGGAGACCGGGCAAACCGGGACCACCGGGACCGCCCGGAGAACCGGGACCGCCGGGGCCGGTGGGGGCGCGGGGTGAAGCGGGAAGACCGGGACCGCCGGGATTACCGGGACCGGGGGCTACGGGCGCGGTGAGCGCGGCCACCTACAGCACGGTGCCGCGGGTCGCCTTCTACGCCGGCCTCAAAAACCCCCACGAGGGCTACGAGGTCCTCAAGTTCGACGACGTGGTCACCAACCTGGGCAACAGCTACGACGCCACCTCGGGCAAGTTCACCTGCGCCATCCCCGGCACCTACTTCTTCACCTACCACGTCCTCATGCGCGGCGGCGACGGCACCAGCATGTGGGCCGACCTCTGCAAGAACGGGCAG GTCCGGGCCAGCGCCATCGCGCAGGACGCCGACCAGAACTACGACTACGCCAGCAACAGCGTCATCCTGCACCTGGACGCGGGGGACGAGGTGTTCATCAAGCTGGACGGGGGCAAAGCCCACGGAGGCAACAACAACAAGTACAGCACCTTCTCCGGCTTCATCATCTACTCGGACTGA